A region from the Variovorax paradoxus genome encodes:
- the pilQ gene encoding type IV pilus secretin PilQ yields the protein MNQKKSTMAQRLRAAGLGLLALGAFAMAHAQNAIEAVTSSTQSGAEVIRIDLAQPLAVLPTGFAVQTPARIALDFPGVTNAIGRSAIEVNQGNLRSVNVVQAGERSRVVLNLKQATAYKTEIQGKSLLVILEPVAGTALASSTPTVFAENRNRDTLPLRDVDFRLGADNTGRVIVDLPNNQVGVDVKQQGKNLVVEFTKSTLPEGLRRRLDVADFNTPVQLITSQQSGDRVRMTIEAKGDWEHSAYQSENQFVVELRARKVDPAKLTQGVGYNGEKLSLNFQNIEIRSLLQVIADFTNFNIVTSDSVSGALTLRLKDVPWDQALDIIMQAKNLGMRKNGSVLWIAPKDEINAKEKLEFEAKAAIENLEPVRTQSFQLNYTKAIAIAQGLTGTGASAGGGGGSGTTTRILSPRGSVIAEARTNQLFVSDIPSRLAQVADLIQKLDIPVRQVLIEARIVEASDTFGKSLGVRLGGGISRERVASANGNPAYGTFGVMPATTGGVGAAAATWTNSNFINLPAGDAGGTGNAPGTFAISLFNSSLSRMLNLEISALEADGKGKLVSSPRVITADQTKALIEQGEEIPYQQATSSGATSISFRKAVLKLEVTPQITPEGNIILTLDVSKDARGVNTSAGPAINTKHVQTEVLVENGGTVVIGGIFELTETNDESRVPVLGEVPYLGALFRKRERVANKTEMLVFITPKMITDRNAAR from the coding sequence ATGAATCAGAAAAAATCAACGATGGCACAGCGGCTGCGAGCTGCGGGGCTGGGTCTGCTGGCACTTGGCGCTTTCGCTATGGCCCATGCGCAAAACGCCATCGAGGCGGTGACCAGTTCGACGCAGTCCGGCGCGGAGGTGATCCGCATCGATCTCGCCCAGCCGCTCGCGGTCTTGCCGACCGGCTTTGCCGTGCAGACGCCGGCGCGCATCGCGCTCGATTTTCCGGGCGTCACCAACGCCATCGGACGCTCGGCCATTGAAGTGAACCAGGGCAACCTGCGTTCCGTCAATGTGGTCCAGGCCGGCGAGCGCAGCCGGGTGGTGCTGAACCTCAAGCAGGCCACGGCGTACAAGACCGAGATCCAGGGCAAATCGCTGCTGGTGATCCTCGAGCCCGTGGCCGGCACGGCGCTGGCGTCGTCCACGCCCACGGTCTTTGCCGAGAACCGCAACCGCGACACCCTGCCGCTGCGCGACGTCGACTTCCGCCTGGGTGCGGACAACACGGGCCGCGTGATCGTCGACCTGCCGAACAACCAGGTGGGCGTGGACGTCAAGCAGCAAGGCAAGAACCTTGTCGTCGAGTTCACCAAGTCGACCCTGCCCGAGGGGCTGCGCCGCCGCCTCGACGTGGCCGACTTCAACACCCCGGTCCAGCTGATCACCTCGCAACAGTCGGGCGACCGCGTGCGCATGACGATCGAGGCCAAGGGCGACTGGGAGCACAGCGCCTATCAGAGCGAAAACCAGTTCGTGGTGGAGCTTCGCGCACGCAAGGTGGATCCGGCCAAGCTGACGCAGGGCGTGGGCTACAACGGCGAGAAGCTGTCGCTGAACTTCCAGAACATCGAGATCCGCTCGCTGCTGCAGGTGATTGCCGACTTCACGAACTTCAACATCGTGACCTCCGACTCGGTCTCCGGCGCGCTGACGCTGCGGCTGAAGGACGTGCCCTGGGACCAAGCCCTCGACATCATCATGCAGGCCAAGAACCTGGGCATGCGCAAGAACGGCAGCGTGCTGTGGATCGCGCCCAAGGATGAAATCAACGCCAAGGAAAAGCTCGAATTCGAAGCCAAGGCCGCGATCGAGAACCTCGAGCCGGTGCGCACCCAGTCGTTCCAGCTCAACTACACCAAGGCGATCGCCATTGCCCAGGGGTTGACCGGAACCGGCGCCTCGGCCGGCGGCGGTGGCGGCTCCGGCACCACCACGCGCATCCTGAGCCCGCGCGGCAGCGTGATCGCGGAGGCGCGCACCAACCAGCTGTTCGTGTCGGACATTCCCTCACGCCTCGCACAAGTGGCCGACCTGATCCAGAAGCTCGACATTCCGGTGCGCCAGGTGCTGATCGAAGCCCGCATCGTGGAAGCCTCCGACACCTTCGGCAAGTCGCTGGGCGTGCGGCTCGGCGGCGGTATCTCCCGCGAACGCGTCGCGTCGGCCAACGGCAATCCGGCGTACGGCACCTTCGGCGTGATGCCCGCCACCACCGGCGGCGTCGGCGCCGCAGCAGCCACTTGGACCAACTCCAACTTCATCAACCTGCCTGCGGGCGACGCCGGCGGCACCGGCAACGCGCCGGGCACCTTCGCGATCTCGCTGTTCAACTCGAGCTTGTCGCGCATGCTGAACCTCGAGATCTCGGCGCTCGAAGCCGACGGCAAGGGCAAGCTGGTGTCCAGCCCGCGCGTCATCACGGCGGACCAGACCAAGGCGCTGATCGAGCAGGGCGAGGAAATTCCCTACCAGCAGGCAACCTCCAGCGGCGCCACCTCGATCTCGTTCCGCAAGGCGGTGCTGAAGCTCGAAGTCACGCCGCAGATCACGCCCGAAGGCAACATCATTCTCACGCTCGACGTGAGCAAGGACGCCCGCGGCGTCAACACCTCGGCGGGCCCGGCCATCAACACCAAGCATGTGCAGACCGAGGTGCTGGTCGAGAACGGCGGCACGGTCGTCATCGGTGGTATCTTCGAACTTACCGAAACCAATGACGAGTCGCGCGTGCCGGTGCTGGGTGAAGTGCCCTACCTGGGGGCACTGTTCCGCAAGCGCGAACGCGTTGCCAACAAGACCGAAATGCTCGTCTTTATCACTCCGAAGATGATTACCGACCGCAACGCCGCGCGCTGA
- a CDS encoding pilus assembly protein PilP — protein MRTTANLLWLVVAALGLSACADSEQEDLRRWMVEQRAQVKPTVPPITEPKKFTPQAYTEGSAFEPFNLLKLTQALRRDSNQPSTSELIAPELARRKEALEAFPLDAMAMVGSMNRHGQPVALVRVDKLLYKVRVGEYLGLNYGRITRINETEVALREIVQDAAGEWIERVATLQLQESAK, from the coding sequence ATGAGGACGACCGCCAACCTCCTGTGGCTGGTCGTGGCCGCCCTGGGCCTGAGCGCCTGCGCCGATTCGGAGCAGGAAGACCTGCGCCGCTGGATGGTCGAGCAGCGCGCCCAGGTGAAGCCCACGGTGCCGCCGATCACGGAACCCAAGAAATTCACGCCCCAGGCCTATACCGAAGGATCGGCGTTCGAGCCGTTCAACCTGCTGAAGCTGACCCAGGCGCTGCGCCGCGACTCGAACCAGCCCAGCACGTCGGAGCTGATCGCGCCCGAGCTGGCGCGCCGCAAGGAAGCGCTCGAAGCCTTCCCGCTCGACGCGATGGCCATGGTGGGCAGCATGAACCGCCACGGCCAGCCAGTGGCGCTGGTTCGTGTCGACAAGCTGCTCTACAAGGTGCGCGTCGGCGAGTACCTGGGGCTCAACTACGGGCGCATTACCCGTATCAACGAAACCGAAGTCGCCCTGCGTGAAATCGTGCAGGACGCCGCCGGTGAATGGATCGAACGCGTGGCGACATTGCAGCTGCAAGAGAGTGCGAAATGA
- a CDS encoding type 4a pilus biogenesis protein PilO — MASNRPSQKIDVGAALRSFGDQFRNLNPNDPSAWPPVPRYALCLAVTALVLAGMWFLWLTNSNDELESERAKEVTLRADYQKKVALAANLDLLKKQREQVQQYVTLLEKQLPSKAEMDALLSDINQAGLGRSLQFELFRPGQVSVKDYYAELPIAVRVTGRYHDIGSFAADVASLSRIVTLNNLTITPQQKDKDGTLTMDATARTYRYLDDEERAAQKRAAAPKAKK; from the coding sequence ATGGCAAGCAATCGCCCCTCTCAAAAAATCGACGTCGGCGCGGCGCTGCGCAGCTTCGGCGACCAGTTCCGCAACCTGAACCCGAACGATCCGTCCGCCTGGCCGCCGGTGCCCCGCTACGCCTTGTGCCTGGCGGTGACCGCGCTGGTGCTCGCCGGCATGTGGTTCCTGTGGCTGACCAATTCCAACGACGAGCTCGAGAGCGAGCGCGCCAAGGAAGTCACGCTGCGGGCCGACTACCAGAAGAAGGTGGCGCTTGCCGCCAATCTCGATCTGCTGAAGAAGCAGCGCGAGCAGGTGCAGCAATATGTGACGCTGCTCGAGAAGCAGCTGCCCAGCAAGGCGGAAATGGACGCATTGCTGTCCGACATCAACCAGGCCGGGCTCGGACGCAGCCTGCAGTTCGAACTGTTCCGCCCGGGCCAGGTTTCGGTGAAGGACTACTACGCGGAACTGCCGATCGCCGTGCGCGTGACCGGCCGCTACCACGACATCGGCTCTTTCGCGGCCGACGTTGCGAGCCTGTCGCGCATCGTGACGCTGAACAACCTCACGATCACTCCGCAGCAAAAAGACAAGGACGGCACCCTCACGATGGATGCCACGGCACGCACTTACCGCTATCTCGATGACGAAGAGCGGGCGGCCCAGAAACGCGCCGCGGCGCCGAAGGCGAAGAAATGA
- a CDS encoding shikimate kinase, producing the protein MAVALVGLPGAGKSAVGRRLGARLNLPFVDTDHVIEQRIGCSIRDFFEREGEIAFRDLEQTVIADLAAQPHGVLATGGGAVLREANRKQLRDRFHVIYLRSSPEDLFRRLRHDVKRPLLQVADPLGRLRELHDARDPLYRETAHEVVDTGRPSIAMLVNIIVMQLELAGIVVPGSQPEEPSD; encoded by the coding sequence GTGGCGGTCGCACTCGTCGGGTTGCCCGGCGCCGGCAAGTCCGCAGTGGGCCGGCGTTTGGGCGCACGCCTGAACCTTCCCTTCGTCGATACCGATCACGTGATCGAGCAGCGCATCGGCTGCTCGATCCGCGATTTCTTCGAGCGGGAGGGTGAAATCGCCTTCCGGGACCTCGAGCAGACGGTCATCGCCGACCTTGCCGCCCAGCCCCACGGCGTGTTGGCCACGGGGGGCGGCGCCGTCCTGCGGGAGGCCAACCGCAAGCAGCTGCGGGACCGCTTCCACGTGATCTACCTGCGCTCCTCGCCCGAGGACCTGTTCCGGCGCCTGCGCCACGATGTCAAGCGGCCCCTGCTGCAGGTGGCCGACCCGCTGGGCCGGCTGCGCGAACTGCACGATGCGCGCGATCCGCTCTACCGCGAGACGGCCCATGAAGTGGTCGATACCGGGCGCCCCTCGATCGCCATGCTGGTGAACATCATCGTGATGCAGCTGGAGCTCGCCGGCATCGTGGTGCCGGGCAGCCAGCCGGAAGAGCCCTCCGACTGA
- a CDS encoding PilN domain-containing protein: MILINLLPHREAARKRRREAFYGTLGAAAVLGVLIAGLGYLWFEAQISAQQTKNNFLKTEITKLEVEIKEISTLQEEIAALRARQQAVEDLQGDRNLPVHLLNELVRQLPDGVYLTSMKQDNQTVTLQGMAQSNERVSELLRNLGNNSPWLVKPELVEITSATVSLSQRDQRRVANFTMRIGLKRPTDAQKAAADKALAAAAPAKG, from the coding sequence GTGATCCTCATCAATCTGCTTCCGCATCGCGAAGCCGCGCGCAAGCGGCGCCGCGAAGCCTTCTACGGCACTCTGGGCGCAGCCGCAGTGCTGGGCGTCCTGATCGCCGGCCTGGGCTATCTCTGGTTCGAGGCGCAGATCTCGGCCCAGCAAACCAAGAACAATTTCCTGAAGACCGAGATCACCAAGCTCGAAGTCGAAATCAAGGAAATCTCGACCCTGCAGGAAGAAATTGCCGCGCTGCGCGCACGCCAGCAGGCGGTCGAAGACCTCCAGGGCGACCGCAACCTGCCGGTGCACCTGCTCAACGAACTGGTCCGCCAGCTGCCCGACGGCGTCTACCTGACCAGCATGAAGCAGGACAACCAGACCGTCACGCTGCAGGGCATGGCGCAGTCGAACGAACGCGTCTCGGAACTGCTGCGCAACCTGGGCAACAACAGCCCGTGGCTGGTCAAGCCCGAGCTGGTCGAAATCACTTCCGCGACGGTGAGCCTGAGTCAGCGCGACCAGCGCCGCGTGGCGAACTTCACGATGCGCATCGGCCTCAAGCGGCCGACCGACGCGCAGAAGGCCGCAGCCGACAAGGCCCTGGCCGCAGCGGCGCCAGCCAAGGGGTAG